One window of Catharus ustulatus isolate bCatUst1 chromosome 3, bCatUst1.pri.v2, whole genome shotgun sequence genomic DNA carries:
- the TMEM151B gene encoding transmembrane protein 151B — MSPPASAAAASEGGSSTPVPPEEEAEGAREEQRPVKQSLSKSLCRESHWKCLLLSLLMYGCMGAMTWCHVTKVTRLTFDSAYKGKSMMYHDSPCSNGYVYIPLAFLVMLYVVYLVECWHCYTRNELQYKVDVESVHERVQRMQQATPCIWWKAISYHYVRRTRQVTRYRNGDAYTTTQVYHERVNTHVAEAEFDYSNCGVKDISKDLIDLESYPATRLRFTKCFSFANVESENSYLTQRARFFTENEGLDDYMEAREGMHLKNVDFKEYMVAFSDPDNLPWYVSHYVFWVAALLTLSWPLRVLNEYRTSYVHYHVEKLFGFDYVAVTPAEERSFCRRMPRVNTVDSTELEWHIRSNQQLVPSYSEAVLMDLVGLSGCTSYSACRYGGYRQNCERCHRTISSSSIFSRSALSICNGSPRIPFSSSRFSLGRLYGSRRSCLWQSRSGSLNEQSCPTEQTRLSSQVTVEEEDPPPYQDALYFPVLIVHRNEGCLNHDHRHLHRNGSCVETSL, encoded by the exons ATGTCCCCCCCGgcctcggccgccgccgccagcgagggaggcagcagcacgCCGGTGCCTCcggaggaggaggcggagggGGCCAGAGAGGAG CAGCGGCCAGTGAAGCAGTCTCTCAGCAAGTCCCTGTGCCGAGAGTCCCACTGGAAatgcctgctgctgtccctgctcatgtATGGCTGCATGGGAGCCATGACCTGGTGCCACGTCACCAAGGTGACCCGGCTGACCTTTGACAGCGCTTACAAGGGCAAGTCCATGATGTACCATGACAGCCCCTGTTCCAACGGCTACGTCTACATCCCCTTGGCTTTCCTGGTGATGCTCTACGTGGTGTACCTGGTGGAGTGCTGGCACTGCTACACGCGCAACGAGCTGCAGTACAAAGTGGACGTGGAGAGCGTGCACGAGCGTGTGCAGCGGATGCAGCAGGCGACCCCCTGCATCTGGTGGAAGGCCATCAGCTACCACTACGTCCGCAGGACCCGGCAGGTCACCCGCTACCGCAACGGGGACGCCTACACCACCACCCAGGTGTACCACGAGCGCGTCAACACCCACGTGGCAGAGGCCGAGTTTGATTATTCCAACTGTGGGGTTAAGGACATCTCCAAGGACCTCATTGACCTGGAGAGCTACCCAGCCACACGGCTCCGCTTCACCAAGTGTTTCAGCTTTGCCAACGTGGAGTCCGAGAACTCCTATCTGACCCAGCGGGCCCGCTTCTTCACGGAGAACGAGGGCCTAGACGACTACATGGAGGCCAGGGAGGGGATGCACCTCAAAAATGTGGACTTCAAGGAATACATGGTGGCCTTTTCCGACCCAGACAACCTGCCTTGGTACGTATCTCACTACGTGTTCTgggtggcagctctgctcaccctcTCCTGGCCCCTGCGGGTGCTAAATGAGTACCGCACCTCCTATGTCCATTACCACGTGGAAAAACTCTTTGGGTTCGACTACGTGGCGGTGACGCCGGCTGAGGAGCGCTCCTTCTGCCGGAGGATGCCCCGTGTCAACACGGTGGACAGCACCGAGCTGGAGTGGCACATACGATCCAACCAGCAGCTGGTGCCCAGCTACTCGGAAGCGGTCCTGATGGATTTAGTGGGGCTCTCCGGCTGCACCAGCTACTCCGCTTGCCGCTACGGGGGCTACCGGCAGAACTGCGAGCGGTGCCACAGGACTATAAGCAGCTCCTCCATCTTCTCCCGCAGTGCTCTGAGCATCTGCAACGGCAGTCCCAGGattcccttcagcagcagccGCTTCTCCCTGGGCCGCTTGTATGGCTCGCGACGCAGCTGCCTCTGGCAGAGCCGGAGTGGCAGCCTGAACgagcagagctgccccactGAGCAGACACGCCTCTCCAGCCAGGTGACTGTGGAGGAGGAAGACCCCCCTCCTTACCAGGATGCCCTCTATTTCCCCGTCCTCATTGTACACCGTAACGAAGGCTGCCTGAACCACGACCACCGTCACCTCCACCGCAATGGGTCCTGCGTGGAGACCTCACTGTGA